The following are from one region of the Rhizobium sullae genome:
- the trpB gene encoding tryptophan synthase subunit beta: protein MNQTLKPNSFRSGPDEDGRFGIYGGRFVAETLMPLILDLQDEWNKAKDDPEFQAELKHLGSHYIGRPSPLYFAERLTAELGGAKIYFKREELNHTGSHKINNCIGQILLAKRMGKTRIIAETGAGQHGVASATVAARFGLPCVVYMGATDVERQAPNVFRMKLLGAEVKPVTAGHGTLKDAMNEALRDWVTNVDDTYYLIGTAAGPHPYPEMVRDFQAVIGTEAKQQMLEAEGRLPDLIIAAVGGGSNAIGIFHPFLDDAGVKIVGVEAGGKGLQGDEHCASITAGSPGVLHGNRTYLLQDGDGQIKEGHSISAGLDYPGIGPEHSYLNDIGRVEYVPIMDHEALDAFQTLTRLEGIIPALEPSHALAEVIKRAPKMGKDEIILMNLSGRGDKDIFTVGKILGMGV, encoded by the coding sequence GTGAACCAGACGCTAAAACCCAATTCCTTCCGTTCCGGCCCCGATGAGGACGGCCGTTTCGGCATTTATGGCGGCCGTTTCGTCGCCGAAACGCTGATGCCGCTGATCCTCGATCTGCAGGACGAATGGAACAAGGCAAAGGACGATCCGGAATTCCAGGCGGAATTGAAACATCTTGGCAGCCACTACATCGGCCGCCCGAGCCCGCTTTATTTCGCTGAGCGCCTGACGGCCGAGCTTGGCGGTGCGAAGATCTATTTCAAGCGCGAAGAGCTGAACCATACGGGTTCGCATAAGATCAACAATTGCATCGGCCAGATCCTGCTTGCCAAGCGCATGGGCAAGACGCGCATCATTGCCGAGACCGGTGCTGGCCAGCATGGCGTTGCCTCTGCAACAGTCGCCGCCCGCTTTGGCCTTCCCTGCGTAGTCTACATGGGTGCGACAGACGTCGAGCGTCAGGCGCCGAACGTTTTCCGCATGAAGCTCCTCGGCGCTGAAGTGAAGCCGGTAACGGCAGGTCACGGCACGCTGAAGGATGCGATGAACGAGGCCCTTCGCGACTGGGTCACCAATGTAGATGACACCTATTATTTGATCGGCACCGCAGCCGGCCCGCACCCCTATCCGGAAATGGTTCGCGATTTCCAGGCGGTCATCGGCACGGAAGCCAAGCAGCAGATGCTGGAAGCCGAAGGACGCCTGCCCGATCTCATCATCGCGGCGGTTGGCGGCGGTTCGAATGCAATCGGCATCTTCCATCCGTTCCTGGATGACGCAGGCGTCAAGATTGTCGGCGTTGAAGCCGGCGGCAAGGGTCTGCAAGGCGATGAACATTGCGCCTCGATCACAGCCGGCTCGCCGGGTGTCCTTCACGGCAATCGCACGTACCTGCTCCAGGATGGAGACGGCCAAATCAAGGAAGGCCACTCGATCTCGGCCGGTCTCGATTATCCCGGCATCGGCCCCGAGCATTCCTATCTGAACGACATCGGCCGCGTCGAATACGTGCCGATCATGGACCACGAAGCGCTCGATGCTTTCCAGACGCTGACGCGCCTGGAGGGCATCATTCCGGCGCTTGAGCCGTCGCATGCGCTGGCCGAAGTCATCAAGCGTGCGCCGAAGATGGGCAAGGACGAGATCATCCTGATGAACCTCTCCGGCCGCGGCGACAAGGATATCTTCACCGTCGGCAAGATCTTGGGAATGGGTGTGTAA